Proteins from one Telopea speciosissima isolate NSW1024214 ecotype Mountain lineage chromosome 1, Tspe_v1, whole genome shotgun sequence genomic window:
- the LOC122648562 gene encoding peroxisomal adenine nucleotide carrier 1-like, producing the protein MASLDFESLTEATSGAIGALLSTTILYPLDTCKTKYQADVRSQGQAKYRYLSDVLWEAISTGQVFSLYQGLGTKNLQSFISQFVYFFGYSYFKKLYLRRSGMKSIGTKANLIVAAAAGACTVIVTMPLDTASSRMQTSAFGKSKGLWKTLSEGTWIEAFDGLGISLLLTCNPSIQYTVFDQLKERQLTIQKNNKASGESSKEALSAFQAFVLGAVSKSIATFLTYPAIRCKVMIQASDPDDDDGSKEAQPKSKKTVSGVLYTIWKKEGLLGFFKGLQAQILKTVLGSALLLMIKEKITRTTWVLMLALQRYLLVVPRRLKDA; encoded by the exons ATGGCCTCCCTAGATTTCGAATCCTTAACAGAGGCAACTTCAGGGGCAATCGGTGCTCTTCTGAGTACTACCATTCTTTATCCCCTCGACACCTGCAAGACTAAGTACCAGGCTGACGTTCGGTCTCAAGGTCAGGCAAAATACAG GTACCTCTCAGATGTTTTGTGGGAAGCAATTTCAACCGGTCAGGTTTTTTCATTGTACCAAGGGCTTGGGACCAAGAACCTGCAATCTTTCATATCACAGTTCGTCTACTTCTTTGGGTACAGCTACTTCAAAAAACTGTATCTGAGGAGGAGCGGAATGAAATCCATTGGAACAAAAGCAAACTTAATTGTTGCTGCCGCTGCTGGGGCTTGCACTGTCATAGTAACAATG CCTCTTGATACAGCGTCATCAAGGATGCAGACCAGTGCATTTGGGAAATCCAAAGGGCTATGGAAAACACTTTCGGAAGGAACTTGGATCGAAGCATTTGACGGCCTTGGGATATCCCTTCTTTTGACCTGTAACCCATCTATCCAG TACACAGTATTTGATCAGCTGAAAGAAAGACAGCTGACGATTCAAAAGAACAACAAAGCAAGTGGAGAGTCTTCGAAGGAAGCGCTTTCGGCATTTCAAGCTTTTGTATTGGGGGCTGTCTCAAAGAGCATAGCCACTTTCTTGACGTATCCTGCTATTAG GTGTAAAGTAATGATCCAAGCTTCTGAcccagatgatgatgatgggtcCAAGGAGGCTCAACCCAAGTCCAAAAAAACTGTCTCAGGTGTATTATATACAATTTGGAAAAAGGAAGGGTTGCTAGGTTTCTTTAAAGGATTGCAGGCTCAAATTTTGAAGACTGTACTAGGCTCAGCTTTACTTCTCATGATCAAGGAGAAAATCACAAGGACCACATGGGTCCTGATGCTTGCACTTCAGAGATATCTGTTGGTCGTGCCACGTAGATTAAAGGATGCATAA